From a region of the Mycobacterium sp. SMC-8 genome:
- a CDS encoding ABC transporter substrate-binding protein: MKLRPALVCVMSTLVVTACAGEPDEQQAEQIVLAESYELGGYNPVNGYSESGVSPIYEGLYRPSADADSTVPGLAPALAGAEPEPAGPNRWRIPLRPGVTFSDGSAFDAADVVATYAAVRDPQVASQISTSVAPIVSITADGSGAVVIEMDTAADPKPYLLIGILPSEKVEETPAADWAVNTAPVGTGPYRLDSLRPDQAVLVARDDYWGRPAQVKRLVYTYTPNDNARAQSMVAGAVDGTTLPPRLIASIDSDDIQTVGVQSADWRGVALPAGNPFTADVRARFAMNLGVDRAAMVRDVLVGYGRPASTPVAPAYGDAYNPDAQYAFDPEGAKAVLDEAGWRPGAGQIREKDGARASFELLYNAQDTLRRDLSVAYAAAMKPLGVDVRPRGTSWDEIDTRFGDSAVLLGGGATPYSIDAQVYDTLHTRVPDSSPYSNPGNFTAPGLDRMLEEASRSAPGPAKDRLYRDIQSSYAAQPSQVFLVFLDHAYAYRDRGWNQTAPIMEPHSHGVSWGPWWNIAAWTR, translated from the coding sequence ATGAAATTGCGTCCGGCGCTGGTCTGTGTCATGAGCACGCTTGTCGTCACGGCGTGCGCCGGCGAACCGGACGAGCAGCAGGCCGAGCAGATCGTGCTCGCCGAGAGCTACGAGCTCGGCGGATACAACCCGGTCAACGGCTACTCCGAGTCCGGGGTCTCACCGATCTACGAAGGGCTCTACCGCCCCAGTGCGGACGCCGACAGCACGGTCCCCGGGTTGGCACCGGCGCTGGCCGGTGCGGAACCCGAACCCGCGGGCCCCAACCGTTGGCGCATACCGTTGCGCCCCGGCGTGACGTTTTCCGACGGCAGCGCGTTCGACGCGGCCGACGTCGTCGCGACCTACGCCGCCGTGCGCGACCCGCAGGTGGCATCCCAGATATCGACGTCGGTGGCCCCCATCGTGTCGATCACCGCCGACGGTTCGGGCGCCGTCGTCATCGAGATGGACACCGCCGCCGACCCGAAGCCCTACCTGCTGATCGGCATCCTGCCGTCGGAGAAGGTCGAGGAGACGCCGGCCGCGGACTGGGCGGTCAACACCGCGCCCGTCGGCACGGGGCCATACCGGCTGGACAGCTTGCGGCCTGACCAGGCGGTGTTGGTCGCGCGCGACGACTACTGGGGTCGGCCGGCTCAGGTGAAGCGGCTTGTGTACACCTACACCCCCAACGACAACGCCCGCGCCCAGAGCATGGTCGCAGGCGCGGTGGACGGCACCACCCTGCCGCCGCGGCTGATCGCTTCGATCGACAGCGACGACATCCAGACCGTAGGTGTGCAGTCCGCGGACTGGCGCGGCGTGGCCCTGCCCGCCGGGAACCCGTTCACCGCGGACGTGCGCGCCCGGTTCGCGATGAATCTCGGTGTCGACCGCGCGGCGATGGTGCGTGACGTGTTGGTGGGCTACGGGCGTCCCGCGAGTACCCCGGTGGCGCCGGCGTACGGCGACGCCTACAACCCCGACGCGCAATACGCATTCGATCCCGAGGGCGCCAAAGCCGTTCTCGACGAAGCCGGTTGGCGCCCCGGGGCGGGGCAGATCCGCGAAAAAGACGGAGCGAGAGCATCTTTCGAACTGCTGTACAACGCGCAGGACACCTTGCGGCGCGACCTCTCCGTCGCGTATGCGGCCGCGATGAAACCGCTCGGGGTCGACGTCAGACCCCGCGGCACCAGCTGGGACGAGATCGACACCCGCTTCGGTGACTCGGCGGTGCTGCTCGGCGGTGGCGCGACGCCGTACAGCATCGATGCTCAGGTCTACGACACCTTGCACACCCGGGTGCCCGACTCGTCGCCGTACTCGAACCCCGGCAACTTCACCGCACCGGGCCTGGACAGGATGCTCGAAGAGGCGAGCCGATCGGCCCCCGGCCCCGCGAAAGACCGCCTCTATCGCGACATTCAGTCGAGCTACGCGGCTCAGCCGTCGCAGGTGTTTCTGGTCTTCCTCGATCACGCTTACGCCTATCGGGACCGGGGCTGGAACCAGACGGCGCCGATCATGGAGCCGCACTCGCACGGGGTGTCCTGGGGTCCGTGGTGGAATATCGCCGCGTGGACGCGATAG
- a CDS encoding helix-turn-helix domain-containing protein, with protein MPSNVGSSPVPEPAVAVGEDPRDYARLMSAVYDATMAGHRAPARPRDVIGDSWQRLMASGMHHRTPDDHTPTVVETGALEMLRRSSGLMEVLDEISHGLESLVADGDNILVVADAHGRVLWRSGSPAVLSNADRLGFVEGANWGEGAVGTNAIGTALVSQRAVQVFSAEHFLRSHHPWTCAGAPIRDPRTGQVIGVVDVSGPAATVHPTTVALVDAVARLAESHLRQEHDRTLNRLRAVAAPILARMGSPALAVDTEGWVAAVDAMPLHNRILLPEQMEPGRVWLTALGMCAVEPLPGGWLVRLAEPDGADARVSQVTLDFTDPDSPSLMMTGHFGSWRHDLTLRHAEILCALAISPQGRSAPQLAEDLYGDRSRVVTVRAEMSRLRKQFTGLLAAQPYRFAGSIDLQVHYPADCRLLLPPSVAPAIRTARTAGATATTKGENG; from the coding sequence ATGCCCAGCAATGTCGGCAGCTCGCCCGTGCCTGAACCCGCGGTGGCCGTCGGGGAAGACCCGCGCGACTACGCGCGGCTGATGTCGGCCGTCTACGACGCGACGATGGCCGGCCACCGGGCGCCGGCGCGGCCCCGGGACGTCATCGGCGACTCCTGGCAGCGCCTGATGGCCAGCGGCATGCACCACCGGACCCCCGATGACCACACGCCGACGGTCGTCGAAACCGGTGCGCTGGAGATGCTGCGCCGGTCGTCGGGGCTGATGGAGGTGCTCGACGAGATCTCTCACGGGCTGGAGTCGCTGGTCGCCGACGGGGACAACATCCTCGTCGTGGCCGACGCCCACGGTCGGGTGCTGTGGCGTTCCGGGTCGCCGGCGGTGCTCAGCAACGCCGACCGGCTCGGCTTCGTCGAAGGTGCGAACTGGGGTGAGGGCGCGGTCGGCACCAACGCGATCGGCACTGCGCTGGTGTCGCAACGCGCCGTGCAGGTGTTCTCCGCCGAGCACTTCCTGCGCAGCCATCACCCGTGGACGTGCGCGGGTGCGCCGATCCGGGATCCCCGCACCGGCCAGGTCATCGGCGTGGTGGACGTGTCCGGCCCGGCGGCGACCGTGCATCCGACCACCGTCGCGCTCGTCGACGCCGTCGCCCGGCTGGCCGAATCGCACCTGCGGCAGGAACACGACCGCACCCTCAACCGGCTGCGGGCGGTGGCCGCCCCGATCCTGGCGCGGATGGGCAGTCCCGCGCTGGCCGTCGACACCGAGGGCTGGGTGGCCGCCGTCGACGCGATGCCCTTGCACAACCGGATCCTGTTACCCGAACAGATGGAGCCGGGACGGGTCTGGCTGACCGCGCTGGGAATGTGCGCCGTCGAACCGCTCCCCGGTGGGTGGCTGGTGCGCTTGGCCGAGCCCGACGGCGCGGACGCGCGGGTGTCACAGGTAACCCTCGACTTCACCGATCCGGACTCGCCGTCGCTGATGATGACCGGACACTTCGGCAGCTGGCGCCACGACTTGACCCTGCGGCACGCGGAAATCCTTTGTGCACTGGCTATTTCACCGCAGGGTCGAAGCGCGCCGCAGCTCGCCGAGGACCTGTACGGCGACCGGTCCCGGGTGGTCACCGTGCGCGCGGAGATGTCGCGGCTGCGCAAACAGTTCACCGGACTGCTCGCGGCGCAGCCGTACCGGTTCGCCGGCTCGATCGACCTGCAGGTGCACTACCCGGCCGACTGTCGGCTGCTGCTGCCACCGTCAGTGGCCCCGGCGATCCGCACTGCGCGCACGGCCGGCGCAACCGCGACGACGAAGGGCGAGAATGGCTGA
- a CDS encoding DUF779 domain-containing protein translates to MADVEIPKRALVTEAAAELLRTLQQRHGALMFHQSGGCCDGSSPMCYPAGEFLVGDRDVLLAVLDVGEDGVPVWISGPQFDAWKHTQLVIDVVPGRGGGFSLESPEGKRFLSRGRAFTGDENRALEGAPPVTGAAYERGERPATSGTHVVAEAVDACALPVAE, encoded by the coding sequence ATGGCTGACGTGGAGATCCCGAAGCGGGCACTGGTGACCGAGGCCGCGGCCGAACTGCTGCGCACACTGCAGCAGCGGCACGGCGCGTTGATGTTCCACCAGTCGGGCGGGTGCTGCGACGGGTCGTCGCCGATGTGCTATCCCGCCGGGGAGTTCCTGGTCGGCGACCGCGACGTGCTGTTGGCGGTGCTCGATGTCGGCGAGGACGGGGTGCCGGTGTGGATCTCGGGTCCGCAGTTCGACGCGTGGAAGCACACCCAGCTGGTGATCGACGTGGTGCCCGGGCGCGGCGGCGGCTTCAGCCTGGAATCCCCCGAGGGCAAGCGATTCCTGTCGCGGGGCCGCGCGTTCACCGGCGACGAGAACCGGGCGCTGGAAGGCGCGCCACCGGTCACCGGGGCCGCCTACGAACGCGGGGAACGGCCCGCGACGAGCGGCACGCACGTCGTCGCCGAAGCGGTCGACGCCTGCGCGCTCCCCGTCGCGGAATAG
- a CDS encoding acetoin reductase: MTLNGKVALVTGAARGIGRGIALRLARDGADVALVDVAPDGIAAVADEIAEIGRKATTFVADVSDREQVFAAVDHADSALDGFDIMVNNAGIALVGPIADVTPEQVEKLWAINVNGVLWGIQAAVAKFTANGTKGKIINASSIAGHDGFAMLGPYSATKFAVRALTQAAAKEHAAHGITVNAYCPGVVGTDMWVEIDKRFAELTGAAEGETYEKFVGGIALGRAETPEDVAGFVSYLAGPDADYMTGQSGLIDGGLVYR; encoded by the coding sequence ATGACACTCAACGGCAAGGTGGCCCTGGTGACCGGCGCCGCGCGTGGCATCGGGCGTGGCATCGCGCTGCGCCTGGCCCGCGACGGCGCCGACGTGGCGCTGGTCGACGTGGCGCCCGACGGCATCGCGGCCGTCGCCGACGAGATCGCCGAGATCGGCCGCAAGGCAACGACGTTCGTGGCCGACGTCAGCGATCGCGAACAGGTCTTCGCCGCCGTCGACCATGCGGACTCTGCGCTCGACGGCTTCGACATCATGGTCAACAACGCCGGCATCGCGCTGGTCGGGCCCATCGCCGACGTCACTCCCGAGCAGGTCGAGAAGCTGTGGGCGATCAACGTCAACGGCGTGCTGTGGGGCATCCAGGCCGCGGTCGCGAAGTTCACGGCGAACGGCACCAAAGGAAAGATCATCAATGCCTCATCGATCGCGGGCCACGACGGTTTCGCGATGCTCGGCCCGTACAGCGCGACCAAGTTCGCGGTGCGCGCGCTCACCCAGGCCGCCGCGAAGGAACACGCCGCCCACGGGATCACCGTCAACGCGTACTGCCCCGGCGTCGTCGGCACCGACATGTGGGTCGAGATCGACAAGCGATTCGCCGAGCTGACCGGCGCCGCCGAGGGCGAGACCTACGAGAAGTTCGTCGGCGGTATCGCGCTCGGCCGTGCCGAGACACCCGAGGACGTCGCCGGCTTCGTGTCCTACCTGGCCGGCCCGGACGCCGACTACATGACCGGCCAGTCCGGCTTGATCGACGGCGGCCTGGTCTACCGCTGA
- a CDS encoding ABC transporter permease has protein sequence MGSRGVDALTSAAVSEAAEQYPAGRPVRRSRAAVRLLAVRTAIAVPLTLTISAAIFAVASLSPFDPLAAYLGGNYQFATEAQRDAMRAAYATDQPWYQAWLQWLGGLVRGELGWSSTQSQPVATVLAERLPFTLTLSGAALLSATAVALALGCVAGMRRGGLIDRAVTGVSVTFAAVPPFVVSLALVVVVAVGLRWLPAAGAAAPGADYTVEGIVRHGILPWVALTVAMIPWLLLTTRAAVAASADSDAVRGARSRGVHGWALLRGHIAPVSVLPTLALLGTRLPELIAGAAIVETVFGWPGMAAVLVDSAAALDFPLLAALTVAAAVAVLAGSALSDAAAVAIDPRIRMAA, from the coding sequence ATAGGTAGCCGTGGCGTGGACGCGCTGACCTCGGCAGCGGTTTCCGAAGCCGCCGAACAATACCCGGCGGGACGGCCCGTCCGGCGGTCGCGTGCGGCCGTCCGGTTGCTCGCGGTCCGAACCGCGATCGCGGTCCCGCTGACGCTGACCATCTCGGCGGCGATCTTCGCCGTCGCGTCCCTGTCCCCGTTCGACCCGCTGGCCGCCTACCTCGGCGGCAACTACCAGTTCGCCACCGAGGCTCAACGCGACGCCATGCGCGCGGCCTATGCCACCGACCAGCCCTGGTACCAGGCCTGGTTGCAGTGGCTCGGCGGTCTGGTCCGCGGTGAGCTGGGGTGGTCGTCGACGCAGTCCCAGCCGGTGGCCACCGTGTTGGCCGAGCGTCTGCCGTTCACGCTCACATTGTCCGGTGCAGCGCTGCTGAGCGCGACGGCGGTGGCTCTCGCGCTGGGTTGCGTGGCCGGCATGCGCCGCGGCGGGTTGATCGACCGAGCCGTCACCGGGGTTTCGGTGACGTTCGCGGCCGTGCCGCCGTTCGTGGTGTCGCTGGCTCTCGTGGTGGTCGTGGCAGTGGGTCTGCGCTGGCTGCCGGCCGCCGGAGCTGCTGCACCGGGCGCCGACTACACGGTGGAAGGCATTGTGCGCCATGGCATCCTGCCCTGGGTCGCACTCACGGTGGCGATGATCCCGTGGCTGCTGTTGACCACCCGTGCTGCGGTGGCGGCGAGCGCCGACTCCGACGCGGTGCGCGGCGCCCGGTCACGCGGTGTGCACGGGTGGGCGCTGCTGCGCGGGCATATCGCCCCCGTCTCGGTGCTTCCCACCCTCGCGTTGTTGGGCACCCGGCTTCCGGAGCTCATCGCGGGCGCGGCGATCGTGGAGACCGTTTTCGGCTGGCCGGGCATGGCCGCTGTGCTGGTGGATTCTGCTGCAGCGCTGGACTTTCCGCTGCTCGCTGCGTTGACGGTTGCCGCCGCGGTGGCGGTGCTGGCGGGATCGGCTCTCTCGGATGCGGCTGCGGTCGCGATCGACCCGCGGATCAGGATGGCCGCATGA
- a CDS encoding putative holin, with protein MIPLPRASVLAGVMIIGVALGMMAALVAAVEVTATIRPDIAIGVVIGVPSVIGMSVILLSGKRWVTALGAMILAIGPGWFGALTAIQVASGG; from the coding sequence GTGATCCCGCTGCCCCGAGCATCGGTATTGGCCGGAGTGATGATCATCGGCGTCGCTCTCGGCATGATGGCCGCGCTCGTCGCCGCCGTCGAGGTCACCGCGACCATCCGTCCCGACATCGCCATCGGCGTGGTGATCGGCGTGCCGAGCGTCATCGGGATGTCGGTGATCCTGCTGTCGGGCAAGCGGTGGGTCACCGCCCTCGGCGCGATGATCCTGGCCATCGGTCCGGGCTGGTTCGGCGCGCTGACCGCGATCCAGGTGGCTTCCGGTGGCTGA
- a CDS encoding 2,3-butanediol dehydrogenase has translation MRAAVYYGPNKLEVGDVAEPEPGPGTVKLKVGFNGICGTDLHEYYAGPIFVPTSPHPLTGAQLPLTMGHEFSGTITAVGAGVSGWSEGDRVAVEPIYKCDRCGPCRAGNYNVCQQIGFHGLMSDGGMAEYTVVPTGMLHKLPDHVSLELGALVEPMSVAYHAATLGDVKPGDTAMVFGAGPIGIGLWFALRGKGLDDVLVVEPSPTRRAAIEALGATTLDPTSVDVPAFVADHTRGDGADAVFDAAGVAPAVSTALACIGSRRPMISVAIYEKPLETPLLNLVMNESRIQGSLCYTGADFEAVIALMAQGRYDTTGWVTRIPIDDVVDEGFEALHAGTKMKVLVDPNGES, from the coding sequence ATGAGAGCAGCTGTGTACTACGGACCGAACAAGCTGGAAGTCGGCGACGTCGCCGAACCCGAACCCGGGCCGGGCACCGTCAAGCTGAAGGTCGGGTTCAACGGCATCTGTGGCACCGATCTGCACGAGTACTACGCCGGGCCGATCTTCGTGCCGACCTCGCCGCATCCACTGACCGGTGCCCAACTGCCGCTGACCATGGGTCACGAGTTCTCCGGCACCATCACCGCGGTCGGCGCCGGGGTGAGCGGCTGGAGTGAAGGCGACCGGGTGGCGGTCGAACCGATCTACAAGTGCGACCGCTGCGGCCCGTGCCGGGCCGGCAACTACAACGTGTGCCAGCAGATCGGCTTCCACGGCCTGATGTCCGACGGCGGCATGGCCGAGTACACCGTGGTGCCGACAGGCATGTTGCACAAGCTGCCCGACCATGTGTCGCTGGAACTCGGCGCTCTGGTCGAGCCGATGTCGGTCGCCTACCACGCCGCGACGCTCGGCGACGTGAAGCCGGGGGACACCGCGATGGTGTTCGGGGCCGGACCGATCGGGATCGGTTTGTGGTTCGCGTTGCGCGGCAAGGGCCTTGATGACGTGCTCGTGGTCGAACCGTCACCGACCCGGCGCGCCGCCATCGAGGCGCTCGGTGCCACCACGTTGGACCCGACGAGCGTCGACGTGCCGGCGTTCGTCGCCGATCACACGCGCGGTGACGGCGCCGACGCCGTGTTCGACGCGGCCGGCGTCGCCCCAGCCGTCAGCACGGCACTGGCCTGCATCGGCTCGCGCAGACCGATGATCAGCGTCGCGATCTACGAAAAGCCGCTGGAGACACCGCTGTTGAATCTGGTGATGAACGAGTCCCGAATCCAGGGGTCGCTGTGCTACACCGGCGCCGACTTCGAAGCGGTGATCGCGCTGATGGCGCAGGGCAGGTATGACACCACCGGCTGGGTGACCCGGATCCCGATCGACGACGTGGTCGACGAAGGCTTCGAGGCACTACATGCCGGCACCAAGATGAAAGTGCTCGTCGATCCGAACGGAGAATCATGA